The following coding sequences lie in one Polluticoccus soli genomic window:
- a CDS encoding DUF4783 domain-containing protein, with the protein MKKLYKSAILITILTFFLNAGAKAQAIEDVVNYVRNGDVPSMSKYFDNIVTITMNSNQSAYSKTQAEMILKDFFAKNVVKEFVVMQNGTAPNNNSRYAIGNLNTSNGTYQLYILLKISKDNTTFVLHEIRFEKPR; encoded by the coding sequence ATGAAGAAACTTTACAAAAGCGCGATTTTAATTACCATATTAACCTTTTTCCTCAACGCCGGTGCCAAAGCACAGGCTATTGAAGACGTGGTTAACTATGTAAGAAACGGAGATGTGCCTTCGATGTCGAAGTATTTCGATAATATTGTTACGATCACCATGAATAGCAACCAGTCTGCCTACAGCAAGACCCAGGCTGAAATGATCCTGAAAGACTTTTTCGCAAAAAATGTAGTGAAGGAATTCGTAGTAATGCAGAACGGTACAGCCCCAAACAACAACTCCCGCTACGCCATTGGTAACCTCAATACCTCAAACGGCACCTACCAGCTATATATATTATTAAAGATAAGTAAGGATAATACTACCTTCGTTCTTCACGAGATAAGATTTGAAAAGCCCCGATGA
- the gpmI gene encoding 2,3-bisphosphoglycerate-independent phosphoglycerate mutase, with translation MSKKAMLIIMDGWGHGQVKSADAIANANVPFVKSLYNKYPNTELITCGEAVGLPEGQMGNSEVGHLNIGAGRIVYQELQRINVAVREGELETNATIKAALEAAKAGKTLHFIGLVSDGGVHSHIDHLKALCKLATDKGIQNVAVHAFMDGRDTDPKSGYGYLAELQEAIQNTPCKIASVCGRYYAMDRDKRWERVKLAYDALTKGAGKAATDPLKAIQESYDEGVTDEFIKPIIITDQNGSPLATIKDGDVVICFNFRTDRCREITIALTQQAFPDYDMQPLNLHYVTMTEYDATYKNVGVVFTNDNLTNIMGQVLAENGKTQIRIAETEKYPHVTFFFSGGREEPFQGERRIMAPSPKDVPTYDLKPEMSANEITEKILPEIEKESADFICLNFANADMVGHTGVWEAAIKAAETVDNCVSRIVPLALQHGYAVFLTADHGNSDYLVNEDGSPNTAHTLNPVPLFVISNDYKGTVKPGKLGDLAPTMLHYMGIPIPKEMTGNILID, from the coding sequence ATGTCGAAAAAAGCGATGCTTATAATAATGGACGGCTGGGGTCATGGGCAGGTAAAGTCTGCCGATGCTATTGCCAACGCCAATGTTCCATTTGTAAAGTCTTTATATAATAAATACCCCAATACGGAACTCATCACTTGTGGTGAGGCTGTCGGACTTCCCGAAGGCCAGATGGGGAACTCAGAGGTGGGCCACCTGAATATTGGTGCCGGCCGTATTGTTTACCAGGAGTTGCAGCGCATCAATGTAGCCGTCCGCGAGGGCGAGCTGGAAACGAATGCTACGATAAAAGCAGCACTTGAGGCAGCTAAAGCCGGAAAGACCCTGCATTTTATCGGGCTGGTGAGCGATGGCGGCGTGCATTCACACATCGACCACCTGAAAGCCCTGTGCAAGCTGGCAACTGACAAGGGAATACAAAACGTTGCCGTTCACGCATTTATGGACGGGCGTGACACCGACCCAAAGAGCGGGTATGGCTACCTGGCCGAGCTACAGGAGGCTATCCAAAACACTCCTTGTAAAATAGCTTCAGTTTGTGGTCGATACTATGCGATGGACCGAGACAAACGTTGGGAAAGGGTAAAGCTGGCGTATGATGCACTTACCAAAGGAGCAGGAAAAGCAGCAACCGATCCGCTGAAGGCCATCCAGGAATCGTATGATGAGGGTGTCACAGACGAATTCATAAAGCCCATCATAATTACTGATCAGAATGGTTCACCACTGGCGACAATTAAAGATGGTGATGTTGTCATCTGCTTCAACTTCCGTACAGACAGGTGCCGTGAGATCACTATTGCGCTGACACAACAGGCGTTTCCAGATTACGATATGCAACCGCTCAACCTGCATTATGTAACCATGACCGAATACGATGCTACTTATAAGAACGTAGGCGTGGTCTTCACCAACGACAACCTGACCAACATCATGGGGCAGGTACTGGCTGAGAACGGGAAAACGCAGATACGTATAGCCGAGACGGAAAAATATCCGCACGTTACGTTCTTCTTCTCTGGCGGTCGCGAAGAACCCTTCCAGGGTGAACGCCGCATCATGGCACCATCGCCTAAGGATGTACCTACATACGACCTGAAACCGGAGATGAGCGCTAACGAGATAACAGAAAAAATTCTCCCTGAAATAGAAAAAGAAAGCGCCGATTTCATCTGTCTGAACTTCGCCAATGCTGATATGGTGGGTCATACAGGTGTTTGGGAAGCCGCTATCAAGGCCGCTGAAACTGTAGACAACTGCGTGTCGCGAATTGTGCCGCTGGCGTTGCAGCATGGTTATGCAGTGTTCCTTACTGCAGATCACGGCAACTCTGATTATCTTGTTAATGAAGATGGTTCGCCCAATACAGCTCACACGCTGAACCCGGTGCCGCTGTTCGTTATTTCGAACGATTATAAAGGAACAGTGAAGCCCGGCAAACTTGGCGACCTCGCGCCAACCATGCTGCATTATATGGGCATACCGATACCTAAGGAAATGACAGGAAACATCCTGATAGATTAA
- a CDS encoding murein hydrolase activator EnvC family protein yields the protein MRVIALAIITLLFSLKTIAQPQPTRADLEKRRQSILESIRQTQEQLEETKKDKNATMGQLRALQNKLTERQRLIRNINDEIGHINNSISKSNQEVSNLKENLATLKMRYAQSLRYAYMTRSSYDMLAFLFSSNDFNEALRRMRYLKKYRDYRKQQADKIRVTQGEIVRKIDVLNSERTQKDMLLTAEMQQKQVLQKETDETNDVVKELKGREKELVTSIERDRKAARQLDRAVADIIRREMELARKKAEEEARRRAEEERKRQEEAARREALARGAPGIKVGPGGASTPSTTPSRPSTTPSKSPVAVNTTPAPKPAASSYSYSMTPEVAALSNSFEANRGKLPWPVEKGFISEGFGKHQHPVAEKVTVENYGVDIRTSPGSTARSVFEGTVTKVFFVDGLSWNVLINHGRYYTLYSRLTNVTVKKDQQVHTKQAIGTVGADDQGETMMNFQIWKDGNKLDPAGWIAR from the coding sequence ATGCGAGTAATAGCGTTGGCTATCATCACTTTACTGTTTTCCCTAAAAACTATTGCGCAGCCGCAGCCAACCCGTGCTGACCTGGAGAAACGTCGGCAGTCTATCCTGGAGTCCATCAGGCAAACACAGGAGCAGCTCGAGGAGACCAAGAAGGATAAGAATGCCACTATGGGTCAGCTGCGTGCCTTGCAAAACAAGTTGACCGAACGCCAACGACTCATACGCAACATCAATGATGAGATCGGCCACATTAACAATAGCATCAGCAAGTCAAACCAGGAAGTAAGCAATTTGAAAGAGAACCTGGCTACACTCAAGATGCGCTATGCACAGTCGCTGAGGTATGCCTACATGACCCGCAGCTCTTATGACATGCTGGCTTTCCTGTTCTCGTCAAACGACTTCAACGAAGCGCTTCGCCGCATGCGCTACCTGAAAAAATACCGCGATTACCGCAAGCAGCAGGCCGATAAGATACGTGTCACACAGGGGGAGATCGTCCGGAAGATTGATGTGCTGAACTCTGAAAGGACGCAAAAAGACATGCTGCTCACCGCTGAGATGCAGCAAAAACAAGTGCTGCAGAAAGAGACCGATGAAACAAACGACGTAGTAAAAGAACTGAAAGGCCGCGAAAAAGAATTGGTAACCTCTATAGAGCGCGATAGGAAAGCTGCCCGCCAGCTGGATAGGGCAGTGGCAGATATCATTCGCCGCGAAATGGAACTGGCGCGCAAGAAAGCAGAAGAGGAGGCGCGTCGCAGAGCGGAAGAAGAGCGCAAACGCCAGGAAGAAGCAGCCCGCAGGGAAGCTCTTGCTCGCGGAGCTCCCGGCATCAAGGTTGGTCCGGGTGGAGCGAGCACTCCATCTACAACACCTTCAAGGCCATCAACAACGCCTTCAAAATCTCCAGTAGCTGTTAATACTACACCAGCCCCTAAACCGGCTGCCAGCTCTTACAGCTACAGCATGACACCAGAAGTAGCTGCGTTGTCTAACAGCTTTGAGGCTAATCGTGGCAAGCTGCCATGGCCGGTTGAAAAAGGATTTATCTCTGAAGGCTTTGGGAAACACCAGCACCCAGTTGCTGAAAAAGTAACAGTCGAGAACTATGGTGTAGACATACGTACCTCACCCGGATCAACGGCGAGGTCAGTGTTTGAAGGAACTGTAACTAAGGTGTTCTTTGTAGATGGGCTGAGCTGGAACGTACTAATCAACCATGGTAGGTATTATACGCTATACTCGCGTCTCACTAATGTAACTGTAAAGAAAGACCAACAGGTTCATACCAAGCAGGCTATTGGTACCGTAGGCGCCGATGACCAGGGTGAAACAATGATGAACTTCCAGATATGGAAGGACGGCAACAAGCTTGATCCCGCCGGCTGGATAGCACGATAA
- a CDS encoding YicC/YloC family endoribonuclease, translating into MLYSMTGFGRAEATIGGRQVVVEMKSLNGKQFEIVIKLPPIIRLYELDVRNMLNATLMRGTIDLSISIKQEGATKPMAVNTGLATFYYQGMQQIAKQLNISEENVLSTLMRMPEVVAPEQDVVPEAEWLQIKKVIEEAAQHLMEHRKNEGEVLHKDLHGRIRTIESLLGDVLKLEPERTEKVRARINQSMTEMVGKDNIDANRFEQEMIYYLERMDFSEEKTRLAQHCQYFHTTVEKEGISKGKILGFILQEIGREINTLGAKANHAGIQQIVINMKDELEKAKEQVLNIL; encoded by the coding sequence ATGCTGTATTCAATGACCGGCTTCGGAAGGGCAGAAGCGACAATAGGTGGAAGGCAAGTGGTTGTAGAAATGAAATCGCTGAACGGTAAACAATTTGAGATCGTTATCAAGCTGCCACCTATTATCCGACTCTATGAGCTCGACGTTCGTAATATGCTGAACGCTACTTTGATGCGCGGTACCATAGATCTGTCGATATCTATTAAGCAGGAAGGCGCTACCAAACCAATGGCCGTTAATACAGGCTTAGCTACCTTCTATTACCAGGGTATGCAGCAAATCGCTAAACAGCTCAACATCTCTGAGGAGAACGTTCTTTCTACTCTCATGCGTATGCCAGAGGTAGTGGCACCTGAACAGGATGTTGTTCCTGAGGCTGAATGGCTGCAGATAAAAAAAGTAATTGAAGAGGCTGCACAGCACTTGATGGAGCATCGCAAGAACGAAGGCGAGGTACTGCATAAAGACCTGCACGGGCGCATCCGCACAATCGAAAGCCTGCTGGGCGATGTGTTGAAACTGGAACCTGAACGCACGGAAAAGGTAAGGGCACGCATCAACCAATCGATGACGGAAATGGTGGGTAAAGACAACATAGATGCCAACCGTTTTGAGCAGGAAATGATCTACTACCTGGAGCGTATGGACTTTTCGGAAGAAAAAACGCGTTTGGCACAGCACTGCCAGTACTTCCATACTACTGTAGAGAAAGAAGGTATTTCAAAAGGAAAAATCCTGGGCTTTATCCTGCAGGAGATAGGGCGAGAGATAAATACACTGGGCGCCAAGGCCAACCACGCCGGTATCCAGCAGATAGTTATTAATATGAAAGACGAGCTGGAAAAGGCCAAAGAGCAGGTGCTCAACATTCTTTAA
- a CDS encoding gliding motility lipoprotein GldH — MVHRFLVSIAFCAALMFAGCIPSPYYQKDQTIPRNEWTYQFKPKFKFEITDTTSTYNLYFIIRHTEAYPFSNIWMWVYTKQPGDSVATRSRIEIPLAEPSGKWLGKGMGEIWEQRLPMTRDGAPMVFNKPGTYEMQFEQNMRVNPLPEVLQIGLRIEKKGTRGQNAQQ; from the coding sequence ATGGTCCACCGTTTTTTAGTTTCGATCGCTTTTTGTGCTGCATTGATGTTTGCAGGTTGTATTCCTTCTCCGTACTACCAGAAGGATCAAACCATACCCCGCAACGAGTGGACTTACCAGTTCAAGCCTAAATTCAAGTTTGAGATCACTGATACCACATCTACTTACAACCTCTATTTCATCATCAGGCATACCGAAGCGTATCCGTTCTCAAACATCTGGATGTGGGTATACACCAAACAACCGGGCGATTCAGTCGCGACACGGTCGCGGATAGAGATACCACTGGCTGAGCCCAGCGGTAAGTGGCTTGGTAAAGGGATGGGCGAGATATGGGAACAACGCCTGCCAATGACGAGGGATGGTGCCCCGATGGTATTCAACAAACCGGGTACTTACGAAATGCAGTTTGAGCAAAATATGCGCGTTAACCCGTTGCCGGAAGTATTACAAATAGGCTTGCGGATAGAAAAGAAAGGCACCCGCGGCCAAAATGCACAGCAATAA